The Oncorhynchus tshawytscha isolate Ot180627B linkage group LG08, Otsh_v2.0, whole genome shotgun sequence genome window below encodes:
- the LOC112255903 gene encoding LOW QUALITY PROTEIN: cytoplasmic polyadenylation element-binding protein 4 (The sequence of the model RefSeq protein was modified relative to this genomic sequence to represent the inferred CDS: deleted 2 bases in 1 codon) gives MDDYGFGVLVKNNCSGNKSAFPVRIPHLQPQPSHLNHPANPPSPPSFINSTSATNGGGSAWLFPSVTPHSNMQDEILDSDKAKALDLQEKAQPQALSPGQQETRGGLGELDGSLPEDCSLEKGSLESSGGKEKLRGGMDSPPVLGGFDYQDSLGMATSGAQSTTTTSSLTSFNNWSPAVPSNPSPVVSEDVGSGFFGPAGSNANGPPMLFQNFSHHAGPGFGGVGGSFSPQIGPVSQHHPSPHPHHYHPHNGGPPQHRRSPASPHPPQPSFPPHPHRSGAFTQLPHLAPAQAKPPSPWGSYQSPAPSTPTSTSWSPGVGYGGWGGSQGVREYRRGLNGGVTALNSISPLKKSFPNNQVPSQKYLRNNSGFNHKPWPEDSMSRTDNFPFQERTRSFDGFSMHSLENSLIDIMRAEQDSLKGRYGFSHQGGDMSLPMNARSYGRRRGHSNLFPMGDEHSFGEDESGDQGLPGLGSAHCFPQLNGERVERYSRKVFVGGLPPDIDEDEITASFRRFGHLFVDWPHKAESKSYFPPKGYAFLLFQDESSVQDLIDACIEEDGKLYLCVSSPTIKDKPVQIRPWNLNDSDFVMDGSQPLDPRKTIFVGGVPRPLRAVELAMIMDRLYGGVCYAGIDTDPELKYPKGAGRVAFSNQQSYIAAISARFVQLQHGEIDKRVEVKPYVLDDQLCDECQGTRCGGKFAPFFCANVTCLQYYCEYCWAAIHSRAGREFHKPLVKEGGDRPRHISFRWN, from the exons ATGGATGACTACGGCTTCGGAGTCCTGGTGAAGAATAACTGCAGTGGCAACAAGTCTGCTTTCCCCGTGAGGATCCCTCACCTCCAACCCCAACCCTCCCACCTCAATCACCCCGCCAACCCACCCAGCCCCCCTTCATTCATCAATAGCACCTCGGCCACCAATGGAGGAGGTAGCGCCTGGCTGTTCCCCTCCGTAACACCCCACAGTAACATGCAGGATGAGATCCTTGACTCCGACAAGGCCAAAGCCCTGGACCTGCAGGAGAAGGCCCAGCCGCAGGCCCTCTCCCCTGGGCagcaagagaccagaggtggcctAGGGGAGCTAGATGGGTCTCTACCTGAGGACTGCTCCCTGGAGAAGGGCTCATTGGAGAGCAGTGGTGGGAAGGAGAAGCTTAGGGGTGGGATGGACTCTCCTCCGGTGCTGGGGGGGTTTGACTACCAGGACAGCCTGGGGATGGCGACGTCTGGAGCCCAGtccaccaccactacctcctCCCTGACCTCCTTCAACAACTGGTCCCCGGCCGtaccctccaacccctcccccGTGGTCAGTGAGGACGTTGGGAGCGGGTTCTTTGGCCCTGCCGGTTCCAACGCTAACGGACCCCCGATGCTTTTCCAGAACTTCTCCCACCACGCCGGGCCCGGCTTCGGAGGGGTGGGGGGTAGCTTCTCCCCCCAGATTGGCCCTGTCTCCCAGCACCACCCTTCTccacacccccaccactaccacccccACAAC GGGGGTCCCCCGCAGCACCGCCGTTCCCCAGCTTCTCCCcaccctccccagccctccttcCCCCCTCACCCCCACCGCTCTGGAGCTTTCACCCAGCTGCCCCACCTGGCCCCAGCCCAGGCAAAGCCACCCTCCCCTTGGGGCAGCTACCAGAGCcctgccccctccacccccacttcCACGTCCTGGAGCCCTGGAGTGGGGTACGGTGGCTGGGGAGGGTCACAGGGGGTCCGAGAGTACCGCAGGGGCCTCAACGGAGGGGTTACGGCCCTCAACTCCATCTCACCACTAAAGAAGTCTTTCCCCAACAACCAG GTTCCCTCTCAGAAGTATCTTCGTAACAACTCTGGGTTCAACCACAAGCCTTGGCCGGAAGACAGCATGAGTCGCACTGACAACTTCCCTTTCCAG GAGAGAACCCGTTCCTTTGATGGCTTCAGCATGCACTCCCTGGAGAACAGTCTAATTGATATTATGAGGGCTGAACAGGATTCCTTGAAAG GTCGCTATGGTTTCTCTCACCAAGGCGGAGACATGTCTTTGCCCATGAATG CTAGGAGCTATGGCAGACGACGAG GTCACTCGAACCTGTTCCCCATGGGGGACGAGCACTCCTTCGGAGAGGACGAGTCAGGTGACCAGGGACTTCCTGGTTTAGGATCCGCCCACTGTTTCCCGCAGCTCAACGGAGAGCGAGTGGAGAGGTACTCACGCAAGGTGTTTGTGGGAGGACTGCCCCCCGATATAGACGAAG ATGAGATCACCGCCAGTTTCCGCCGGTTCGGTCACCTGTTTGTCGATTGGCCCCACAAAGCTGAGAGCAAGTCCTATTTCCCACCTAAAG GTTATGCATTCTTGCTGTTCCAAGACGAGAGCTCTGTCCAGGATCTGATTGATGCCTGTATCGAGGAGGATGGCAAGCTCTACCTCTGTGTCTCCAGCCCCACCATCAAGGACAAGCCT GTCCAGATCCGTCCCTGGAACCTGAACGACAGTGACTTTGTGATGGACGGCTCTCAGcctctggaccccaggaagaccaTCTTCGTAGGGGGGGTGCCACGTCCTCTACGCGCAG TGGAGCTGGCCATGATAATGGAtcgtctgtatggaggagtgtgtTACGCTGGCATCGACACAGACCCTGAGCTGAAGTACCCTAAAGGAGCGGGCCGTGTGGCATTCTCCAATCAGCAGAGCTACATCGCTGCTATCAGCGCTCGATTCGTTCAGCTGCAGCACGGCGAGATCGACAAACGG GTGGAAGTGAAGCCATACGTGCTGGATGACCAGCTGTGTGATGAGTGCCAGGGGACACGCTGTGGGGGGAAGTTCGCTCCCTTCTTCTGCGCTAACGTCACCTGTCTCCAGTACTACTGTGAGTACTGCTGGGCCGCCATCCACTCCCGGGCCGGACGAGAGTTCCACAAGCCACTGGTCAAGGAGGGGGGCGACCGGCCCCGACACATATCCTTTAGGTGgaactag